A single window of Malus sylvestris chromosome 5, drMalSylv7.2, whole genome shotgun sequence DNA harbors:
- the LOC126623113 gene encoding nuclear pore complex protein NUP160-like isoform X1, protein MSASSWRLHYYQWAMQIFEQYNISEGACQFALAALEQVEEASVKDELHGRDSVHESVSTITGRLWANVFKFTLDRNLYFDSYCAVISNPDEESKYICLRRLIIVLYERGAIKILCDGQLPFVGLTEKVEYELARKEDCSDILAKPNLYKLLYAFEMHQHNWRRAASYMYLYSARLRTETALKD, encoded by the exons ATGTCAGCTTCCTCATGGAGACTACATTACTACCAATGGGCCATGCAGATTTTTGAGCAATATAATATTAGTGAAGGTGCTTGTCAGTTTGCTCTCGCTGCGCTTGAGCAGGTAGAGGAAGCTAGTGTAAAAGATGAGCTGCATGGACGAGACTCGGTCCACGAATCAGTATCTACCATCACAGGACGACTTTGGGCAAATGTCTTCAAGTTTACTTTAGATCGTAATCTCTATTTTGATTCATATTGTGCCGTAATTTCAAACCCAGATGAGGAGAGCAAGTACATCTGCTTGAGGCGTCTGATAATTGTTCTTTACGAGCGTGGTGCCATAAAG attcTTTGTGATGGTCAGCTACCCTTTGTTGGTCTTACAGAGAAGGTAGAGTACGAGCTTGCCAGGAAG GAAGATTGTTCAGATATATTAGCAAAGCCAAACTTATATAAGTTGCTTTATGCATTTGAAATGCATCAACATAACTGGAGAAGAGCAGCGAGCTACATGTACCTATATTCCGCTCGTTTGAGAACAGAAACAGCTTTAAAAGATTAA
- the LOC126623113 gene encoding nuclear pore complex protein NUP160-like isoform X2, whose product MSASSWRLHYYQWAMQIFEQYNISEGACQFALAALEQVEEASVKDELHGRDSVHESVSTITGRLWANVFKFTLDRNLYFDSYCAVISNPDEESKYICLRRLIIVLYERGAIKILCDGQLPFVGLTEKVEYELARKIVQIY is encoded by the exons ATGTCAGCTTCCTCATGGAGACTACATTACTACCAATGGGCCATGCAGATTTTTGAGCAATATAATATTAGTGAAGGTGCTTGTCAGTTTGCTCTCGCTGCGCTTGAGCAGGTAGAGGAAGCTAGTGTAAAAGATGAGCTGCATGGACGAGACTCGGTCCACGAATCAGTATCTACCATCACAGGACGACTTTGGGCAAATGTCTTCAAGTTTACTTTAGATCGTAATCTCTATTTTGATTCATATTGTGCCGTAATTTCAAACCCAGATGAGGAGAGCAAGTACATCTGCTTGAGGCGTCTGATAATTGTTCTTTACGAGCGTGGTGCCATAAAG attcTTTGTGATGGTCAGCTACCCTTTGTTGGTCTTACAGAGAAGGTAGAGTACGAGCTTGCCAGGAAG ATTGTTCAGATATATTAG
- the LOC126622711 gene encoding two-pore potassium channel 2-like, producing MDNQGNPAANAAARPWWWFWLQCVAVILAFVIGICAYYMRDEESIAKGSDGVIESLYFSVITITTVGYGDYFPNTGISMLLTSILAIFFAPGATSAINAAIGWLLSQATQRTGLNHRPRYIQIVSATILLLLLLIGSGISLISVLEGKKFHYLDVWYFNIITVMTVGYGDFSFTSPKAQIFASFYVFIASLLVSRYINFLNSSWRHWRIGPNSIEQQYYHTRTTLGLERAYEITRERRQRVMLLVENSEIKLENVANEIKNAIEQLQVWHEVCDNTRADHTKLFDLLRNEIPLMDDIIRPLQDTRPENQEGAVVN from the exons ATGGATAACCAAGGTAATCCAGCCGCCAATGCCGCAGCCCGACCATGGTGGTGGTTTTGGCTGCAATGTGTCGCAGTGATTCTTGCATTCGTTATTGGCATATGTGCCTATTACATGCGTGACGAGGAGAGTATCGCAAAGGGATCCGACGGCGTTATTGAATCTTTATATTTCAGTGTCATTACCATAACAACGGTGGGTTATGGTGATTACTTCCCGAACACGGGTATTTCGATGTTGTTGACATCAATACTTGCGATTTTTTTTGCACCTGGGGCTACGTCTGCCATCAATGCAGCCATTGGTTGGCTTCTATCTCAAGCAACTCAGCGGACAGGGCTTAACCATAGGCCTCGCTATATTCAGATAGTTTCTGCAACTATTTTGTTGCTTTTATTGCTGATAGGCTCAGGTATTTCATTAATATCTGTATTGGAGGGAAAGAAGTTCCACTATTTAGATGTGTGGTACTTCAATATAATCACTGTAATGACCGTCGGCTACGGTGATTTTTCTTTCACGTCCCCCAAAGCTCAAATCTTCGCCTCATTTTATGTGTTTATCGCATCGCTGCTTGTGTCACGCTATATCAACTTCTTGAATAGCTCGTGGCGGCATTGGAGGATCGG CCCAAACTCGATTGAGCAGCAGTACTATCATACCAGAACCACCTTGGGATTGGAGAGAGCTTATGAAATTACTAGAGAGAGAAGACAAAGAGTGATGTTATTGGTGGAAAACTCTGAAATAAAATTAGAGAATGTTGCTAATGAAATTAAGAATGCAATAGAACAATTACAAGTTTGGCATGAAGTCTGTGATAACACCCGAGCAGACCATACGAAGTTATTCGATCTCCTCAGGAATGAAATACCGCTAATGGACGACATCATCCGTCCGCTTCAG GACACAAGACCAGAGAACCAAGAAGGTGCAGTTGTCAACTGA